CACTACTCTATGGCATTATGGACCCAGGTGGTGTGGTCAATGTTATTACAAAGAAACCAGAAACCACTCAAAAAACTGAATTTTCAGTATATGGTTCAAGTTTTGCTGCGGGTAAAAATGGTTTAGGCGCAAGCATAGATACCACGGGCGCGATTAGTGACAGTAACTTTTCCTATCGCTTTATTGCTGATCACTCAGATGCGGACTATTGGCGTAATTTTGGCAATCTCAAACAGTCATTAATTGCTCCATCTTTAGCGTGGGATAATGGTCAAACTAAAGTGAACCTGAGCTATCAATACCGCCACTTTGATGTGCCTTTTGACCGTTCTACCGTTTTTGACCCAAAAACAAATAAAGCCCTACCCGTTTCTAAATATCAACGTCTAGATGAAGCTTTTAACCAAATGAAAGGTGAAGATCATCTGGCACAACTGTTAGTTGATCACAAGATTAATGATAATTGGTCAGCTCACTTAGGCTATACCTATAACTACGAAACTTATGATGCCAATCAGTTACGCGTGACCAAGTTAGATACGACCAAACACACCGTTACACGTCGTACAGATGCCACCTTAAATGCAGAAAGCATAGACAGCAATGCCCAAGCCTATATCACTGGTTCAACCAATCTATTTGGTTTAAAACATGATATTCAAATTGGTTCAGACATCGAATATCGTAAATATTTCCGTCCAGATATGGTTCGAGGTGATACCTCAACCTTAGATTATTTAAATCCAAGTTTTGGAACTGTTGAACCATCTCAAAATGTTGTCGCATCAGATAGCGACCAAACAGATAAACTACATACTTATGGTTTTTATGTTCAAGATGCCATTCATTTAAATGAGAAATGGATTGCTGTACTTGGTGGTCGTTACCTTAACTATGAGCAAACTGCTGGACGTGGCAGACCGTTTAAGGAAAATACTAACACCAATGATGATGCCTGGCTCCCACATGCTGGTTTAGTCTATCAATGGAATGACCAACTTTCATTCTATGGTAGTTATACCGAGTCACTTAAACCATCTTCTTCAATTGCTCCTTTAGGCGGCGATGCGATCATTAATGCAGATGTTCAGCCTGAACAAGCTAAGTCTTATGAAGTTGGTGCAAAATACGAGTTAAATGACCGTATTAAAGCCAATTTTGCAATCTATGACATTAAAAAACGTAATGTTTTAGCTAAAGTCACCAACTCATCTACTAATGAAGTCGAACTACATACAACGGGTGCTGTTCGTTCTAAAGGTGCTGAACTCGACCTGACAGGCCGTCTAACAGATCAGCTTGATGCCACCCTCACCTATGCCTATACAGACGCTAAAGTGACTGAAGATGAAAGTGGCCTAGAAGGTAACCGCCTAAACAATGTGGCGCGTAATACAGCTTCTCTGGCATTAGCCTATAATTATGGGCAGCTTTACAACGGTAATTTACGTTTAGGTTTGAGCGGTAATTATGTAGGAAAACGTGCTGGGGATTCGGAAAATACCTTTGATCTACCTGACTATACGCTGGCTAACGCCTTTGTGAGTTATGACACCACCATTGCTAAACAAGCAGTTACTTTCCAATTTAATTTAAATAATATCTTTGACACTACTTACTACACAGCTAGCGTCAATAATTTGACTGTATCTCAAGGTGACTCTCGCCAAGCAGTATTACGCGCAACCTTTAAATTTTAAAACACAGGATCAGAGCAGTGTTAAATCACTGCTCTTTCGAGAACAATATGAAAAAGCTTCTTTCTACGGTAGTGTTGATTGGCACACTGTTTAGCTCTTCTGTTTATGCCCAAACACGAATTGCCCTGATTTCACAGATCAAGGGTTCATCAGCTGGTACAGATGTCGCTATTCAAAAATACTTGCAGAGCAAAGGCTATCAAGTTGAGATATTAGATCAATCTGTTTCACCAAATAATTTAAAGAACACAGATTTAGTCATTATCTCTTCTACAGTCGCTTCTAAAAATCTTCAATCGGGCTGGCGCCAACTGCCCGTTCCACTGATGACGTGGGAAAACGATTATCTTGATGATTTAGCTATGACAGGTAAACGAATTAATAGCGATTTTGGTGAAGTCGAGAAAGAACGTTATTTGTGGTTGGTCAATGCGCCACAT
This region of Acinetobacter sp. XS-4 genomic DNA includes:
- a CDS encoding TonB-dependent siderophore receptor — its product is MFAFSPRKNLITVEILKHSSPLLLSLIPIISWAETTAIQPAQLETIKVRAEANSSYIETQTASTLRGNQKNLESPQTVNVVSKQYMKDYLPANLDNALTQVSGITQGNTLGGTQDTVMKRGFGDNRDGSITVNGMPIVQGRTMNAAVEQVEVLKGPSSLLYGIMDPGGVVNVITKKPETTQKTEFSVYGSSFAAGKNGLGASIDTTGAISDSNFSYRFIADHSDADYWRNFGNLKQSLIAPSLAWDNGQTKVNLSYQYRHFDVPFDRSTVFDPKTNKALPVSKYQRLDEAFNQMKGEDHLAQLLVDHKINDNWSAHLGYTYNYETYDANQLRVTKLDTTKHTVTRRTDATLNAESIDSNAQAYITGSTNLFGLKHDIQIGSDIEYRKYFRPDMVRGDTSTLDYLNPSFGTVEPSQNVVASDSDQTDKLHTYGFYVQDAIHLNEKWIAVLGGRYLNYEQTAGRGRPFKENTNTNDDAWLPHAGLVYQWNDQLSFYGSYTESLKPSSSIAPLGGDAIINADVQPEQAKSYEVGAKYELNDRIKANFAIYDIKKRNVLAKVTNSSTNEVELHTTGAVRSKGAELDLTGRLTDQLDATLTYAYTDAKVTEDESGLEGNRLNNVARNTASLALAYNYGQLYNGNLRLGLSGNYVGKRAGDSENTFDLPDYTLANAFVSYDTTIAKQAVTFQFNLNNIFDTTYYTASVNNLTVSQGDSRQAVLRATFKF